The Theileria orientalis strain Shintoku DNA, chromosome 2, complete genome genome has a window encoding:
- a CDS encoding uncharacterized protein (C2 calcium-dependent membrane targeting domain containing protein) yields the protein MGIVEVWERRKSSSEYSIYESSLDSSYEESEKDSDYERRYKSIDLFDNELSRKYRDDSDVEERRLKGDDAEEKKEDEGTNLETEYSDEQESETDVFEYANEWERLQYIRAYGRIANDAFYNFDIVPRTWLSVFYISSVHNMENVPQNYFYSIKVGHVNPHASSSFPEMKMYTPLYSLKEGERYTFTVPIFLWKRKKLTIPYGEFKNYIVKIDMWKKHKFTLNTLHATQTLTFFDIINNKSSFTMSLNMTVPKIKEGEKEKNAITEESENNIPLHKLNVVMLLEEIFDFLFVFENWWFTKNANVSDAAVNAPKTIKISMQTSMGGRWVTKTAMMSYDDYWASPGHFTFTGTFRQLKISYFTVKVYSVTKKFWRKSVTLLGTCVMSLKSVREYPLVRGIVKKLAIGTQNMQIGTIQGNIRCSHKSAGLQHADYVKKRLVQPISGSALLTHLDKSCQYLVIRLLRCENLPATNTDTYSSDPLVKVKWDGIVNFTCTMESTTSPVYNQNMYFPIHLVDTSELVIPPLVKYSLPMDLASKGPVIMEVWDSEDTSSEFLGAVEVPLYRLFNEGYIDSRSLVDGIYTEPSKQPLGNKDAGDQNDFVTYSGFSNDIDKRYETKVYSDTLTLTGYTVPHRGAKPSITFEMYILPPMPIDLKIPNDKKRQIKSDTYRDLRRRWDREFDLWQKMYRDQTLSNFPHRRFLSTTANNALSSDVFPSEVILLSRFVTPIQVSSVLRPPGHLLHWISNFGLKDDSVERLGDLAKIESWQHPSRFLTTRKGGLHDRTLLLCSCLLGLGYDAYVCKGTVKGGMVEHCWVMTRHSDSTVSFWETGNKKITHLPKRWNMASYEANMYEDVNEAKAPLLENYQAVTFQPSSDMQRFQQANQNTHELTKFEMYGSNYVPDQKVDLKALMHRQDEVDFDTSAITENLNKLLYENPQKKLEFGSTVKKIRPREDLLIPNETLVPLPYSSIETVFNNKQLWGNIQNHHPSCILYDLEDPSQWKPFLKVPLENEFLSNIQVTEPPSDYTCHETARDIVNEVGDMIELMRAQRGLRCSISKDLQMHEHLDKFLEVMEFRQKLDPQFDPGMPPNLLGWSNRKKLKRMIKNEKGQMMLNEMQKSALLEYEDSEPSTEASATKSEKAVEKEGDEEDQQPYPEDGEENKQEEQGLDTQEQKQEQPDQQGVVEQDGVEGVDDQPEVEKKEEPVRNKKSSRRRSRSGRRHRRHEKKSKPLDKIAFDNPKHSCSVISALKRCSITPKGIKIKVKRQSKHVKIPKCKGKIVPSYCAAFEDVVQLEVPDVKLYSKFSPLSVPSSPGLSRTPMSDMSKFSEKCEARTQFSEIIRAVTHRMNPPMENRAPVSNRIRMKVEKRNLKLINKMNQPAYVIKGRKSVLSGIISRVKKVIPDLYRIPGFMDDMQKVIPRPEYYSEYVYSNYAIPQEFKVFEKKETSSWYWYYENEARHYAWQKRLPVMANHTFIGIPIHFCTSDVNEIMNLLCSDRRFKRFLVNKVDDSVFVIYARVFPLVGNILSTWVFIGCHIPWRI from the exons ATGGGTATAGTTGAAGTTTGGGAACGTCGTAAAAGTTCATCAGAATATAGCATATATGAATCGAGTTTGGATAGCAGCTACGAAGAATCGGAAAAGGATTCAGACTATGAGAGAAGATATAAGTCGATAGACCTGTTTGATAATGAGTTGTCGAGAAAATATAGAGATGACTCAGATGTTGAG GAGAGGAGATTAAAAGGAGACGATGCtgaagaaaagaaggaagatgaaggaaCAAATCTTGAAACGGAGTACTCTGATGAGCAGGAATCGGAAACCGATGTGTTTGAGTACGCTAACGAATGGGAGCGGCTACAATACATAAGAGCATACGGAAGGATAGCGAACGATGCGTTTTACAACTTCGACATAGTGCCGAGGACGTGGCTGAGCGTGTTTTACATATCGTCAGTGCACAACATGGAAAATGTGCCTCAAAATTATTTCTACTCTATCAAGGTGGGTCACGTGAACCCGCACGCAAGCTCAAGCTTCCCGGAAATGAAGATGTACACACCACTGTATAGCCTGAAGGAGGGAGAGAGATACACGTTCACGGTGCCAA TTTTCCTCTGGAAGAGAAAGAAGTTGACGATACCGTACGGAGAGTTTAAAAACTATATTGTCAAGATAGACATGTGGAAAAAGCACAAGTTCACGCTGAACACACTGCACGCGACGCAAACGTTGACGTTTTTTGAcataataaacaacaagTCGAGCTTCACAATGTCGCTGAACATGACGGTGCCGAAGATAAAGGAGGgagagaaggagaagaatgCAATAACTGAGGAGTCAGAAAACAATATACCACTGCACAAGTTGAACGTAGTGATGCTGTTGGAGGAGATATTTGACTTTTTGTTCGTTTTCGAGAACTGGTGGTTCACGAAGAACGCAAACGTGTCGGACGCGGCAGTAAACGCGCCGAAAacgataaaaatatcaatgCAGACGTCAATGGGAGGCAGGTGGGTGACGAAAACGGCAATGATGTCGTACGACGACTACTGGGCCAGTCCAGGGCACTTTACATTCACAGGGACGTTTCGACAGTTGAAGATTTCGTACTTCACAGTGAAGGTGTACAGCGTGACGAAGAAGTTCTGGAGAAAGTCAGTGACGCTCCTGGGAACGTGCGTAATGTCGCTGAAGTCAGTAAGAGAGTATCCCTTGGTGAGAGGAATAGTCAAGAAGCTGGCAATTGGAACGCAGAATATGCAAATAGGGACGATCCAGGGGAACATCAGGTGCTCGCACAAGAGCGCGGGGCTGCAGCATGCAGACTATGTGAAGAAGAGGCTGGTGCAGCCAATATCAGGCTCGGCGCTCCTGACGCACCTCGACAAGAGTTGCCAGTACCTGGTGATAAGGCTGCTGAGATGCGAAAACTTGCCGGCAACGAACACGGACACGTACTCGTCGGACCCGCTGGTGAAGGTGAAGTGGGATGGAATCGTAAACTTCACGTGCACAATGGAGTCGACTACGAGTCCAGTGTATAACCAGAACATGTACTTCCCGATACACCTGGTGGACACCTCGGAGCTGGTGATCCCGCCGCTCGTAAAATACAGCCTGCCGATGGACTTGGCGTCAAAAGGCCCTGTGATAATGGAGGTCTGGGACAGCGAAGACACGTCCAGTGAGTTCCTGGGAGCAGTGGAGGTCCCACTGTACAGGTTGTTCAACGAGGGCTACATAGATTCGAGAAGCCTGGTGGACGGAATATACACAGAGCCATCGAAGCAGCCCCTGGGAAACAAGGACGCAGGGGACCAGAACGACTTCGTAACATACTCAGGGTTCTCAAACGACATAGACAAGAGGTACGAGACGAAGGTATACTCAGACACGCTGACCCTGACGGGATACACAGTGCCTCATAGAGGAGCTAAGCCCTCTATCACTTTTGAAATGTACATATTGCCGCCAATGCCAATTGACCTGAAGATCCCAAACGATAAAAAGAGGCAGATAAAGTCGGATACCTATAGGGACCTGAGAAGGCGCTGGGACAGAGAGTTTGACCTGTGGCAGAAGATGTACAGAGACCAGACGCTGTCGAACTTCCCGCACAGAAGGTTCCTGAGCACGACGGCCAACAACGCGCTTTCGAGCGATGTGTTCCCATCTGAGGTGATACTACTGTCGCGTTTTGTGACGCCGATACAAGTGTCGTCAGTGTTGAGGCCTCCAGGGCACCTGCTGCACTGGATATCCAATTTCGGGTTGAAGGACGACTCAGTGGAGCGACTGGGAGACTTGGCGAAGATAGAATCGTGGCAGCACCCGTCCAGGTTCCTGACGACGAGGAAGGGCGGACTTCACGACAGAACGCTGCTGCTGTGCAGCTGTTTGCTGGGTCTGGGCTACGACGCATACGTGTGCAAGGGGACCGTCAAGGGCGGAATGGTGGAGCACTGCTGGGTGATGACAAGACACTCGGACTCCACAGTGTCCTTTTGGGAAACGGGAAACAAGAAGATAACGCACCTGCCAAAAAGGTGGAACATGGCGAGCTACGAAGCAAACATGTACGAGGACGTTAACGAGGCGAAGGCGCCATTGTTGGAAAATTACCAGGCCGTAACGTTTCAGCCCTCCTCGGACATGCAAAGGTTCCAGCAGGCAAACCAGAATACACACGAGCTGACGAAGTTTGAAATGTACGGAAGTAACTACGTGCCTGACCAGAAGGTGGATCTCAAGGCGCTGATGCACCGTCAAGACGAAGTGGACTTCGACACGTCGGCGATAACGGAGAACCTGAACAAGCTGTTATACGAAAACCCGCAGAAGAAACTGGAATTTGGGTCAACagtaaagaaaataaggCCTCGAGAG GACTTGTTGATACCAAATGAGACATTGGTACCATTGCCTTATTCATCAATAGAAACggtttttaataataagcAGCTTTGGGGAAATATACAAAACCACCATCCATCGTGTATATTGTACGATTTAGAAGATCCGTCGCAGTGGAAACCGTTTCTGAAAGTGCCTTTGGAAAATGAGTTTCTGTCAAACATACAAGTAACAGAGCCACCATCAGACTATACATG CCATGAGACTGCCAGGGATATAGTCAATGAAGTGGGCGACATGATAGAGTTGATGAGGGCACAGAGAGGGTTGAGGTGTTCGATTTCAAAGGATTTGCAAATGCACGAGCATCTGGACAAGTTTTTAGAAGTGATGGAGTTTAGACAGAAGCTAGACCCACAATTTGACCCGGGAATGCCACCAAACCTCCTGGGATGGAGTAacaggaagaagctgaagaggatGATAAAGAATGAAAAGGGCCAGATGATGCTCAACGAAATGCAAAAATCGGCACTGTTAGAATACGAGGATTCTGAACCATCAACAGAGGCATCGGCAACAAAGTCGGAAAAGGCTGTGGAAAAGGAAGGTGATGAGGAGGATCAACAACCATATCCAGAGGATggagaagaaaataaacaggaAGAACAGGGTTTAGACACCCAAGAACAAAAACAGGAGCAACCGGATCAACAAGGAGTAGTGGAACAAGATGGAGTTGAAGGGGTGGACGATCAGCCCGAAGTTgaaaaaaaggaggaaCCAGTaagaaacaaaaaatcTTCACGAAGAAGGTCTAGGAGTGGAAGAAGACACAGAAGGCACGAGAAAAAATCGAAGCCGCTGGATAAAATCGCATTTGATAACCCAAAACACAGCTGTAGTGTGATTAGTGCACTGAAGAGATGTAGCATAACCCCGAAgggaataaaaattaaggtAAAGAGGCAAAGCAAGCACGTGAAGATCCCCAAATGTAAAGGCAAGATCGTCCCAAGTTACTGCGCAGCATTTGAGGATGTGGTACAGCTGGAGGTCCCTGATGTTAAACTGTACTCAAAGTTCAGTCCATTGAGTGTGCCATCAAGTCCAGGGCTTTCCAGAACTCCAATGTCAGACATGTCAAAATTCAGTGAGAAGTGTGAGGCCAGGACGCAGTTCTCAGAGATAATAAGAGCAGTAACGCACAGAATGAACCCACCTATGGAAAACAGAGCGCCTGTGTCAAACAGAATAAGAATGAAGGTggagaagaggaacctgaagctgataaataaaatgaatcaGCCTGCGTACGTGATAAAGGGCAGGAAGAGCGTGCTGAGTGGCATAATATCCAGGGTGAAAAAGGTCATACCGGACCTGTACAGAATACCGGGCTTCATGGACGACATGCAGAAGGTGATACCGAGGCCTGAGTACTACAGCGAGTACGTGTACTCAAACTACGCAATACCGCAAGAGTTCAAGGTCTTCGAAAAGAAGGAGACTTCGAGCTGGTACTGGTACTACGAAAACGAGGCGAGGCACTACGCGTGGCAGAAGAGGCTGCCTGTGATGGCGAACCACACGTTCATAGGAATACCAATCCACTTCTGCACGAGCGACGTCAACGAAATAATGAACCTGCTGTGCTCAGACCGGAGGTTCAAAAGGTTCCTGGTGAACAAGGTCGACGACTCAGTGTTCGTGATCTACGCGAGGGTGTTTCCTCTGGTGGGAAACATACTGTCCACCTGGGTGTTCATAGGCTGCCACATCCCGTGGCGAATATAG
- a CDS encoding dihydroorotate dehydrogenase, mitochondrial precursor has product MMFVRSFRRFVTHTRFDEKVRNEVRRQSKINKCIFGGVLALGAGAGCVVWMRSPSCPLYDGMLYVLRKWVDPELTHNFSVLTAKLGLFPVDYSVDPPVLYNNINNVTVFNPIGMAAGYDKDCAVPYQLLRLGFGFVEVGSVLPKPQPGNPKPRFFRLHNNEALINSFGFNSLGVDAAVENMKRSRVKQQKDPLTKDSLIGISIGKNTNGDILSDVVCCIRKIGAYADYVAVNVSSPNTPNLRDNQRREPLIKLVETSKEALNELDKRVASGDVSYINTTKTKPLLLFKISPDMTKEEMEDVAEIALKHRLDGLIVTNTTVSRPEEIKEELEKIGNPGGGLSGKPLKELSKRAVFEMYKMTSGKVPIIACGGISTADDALEMIEAGASACQIFTALVYKGPGLPSAMKKNLASLLQKKGYKSIREAIGAAHMKK; this is encoded by the exons ATGATGTTCGTGAGAAGTTTCAGAAGATTCGTGACCCATACGAGGTTCGACGAGAAGGTCAGGAACGAAGTAAGAAGGCagagtaaaataaac AAGTGTATATTTGGAGGAGTCTTGGCGCTGGGAGCAGGAGCAGGATGCGTAGTATGGATGAGGTCGCCAAGCTGCCCACTCTACGACGGAATGTTGTATGTGCTGAGGAAATGGGTAGACCCGGAACTAACACACAATTTCAGCGTCTTAACTGCGAAATTGGGGCTGTTTCCTGTAGACTATTCAGTTGATCCGCCCGTCCtgtacaacaacatcaataACGTGACGGTGTTTAATCCAATAG GAATGGCGGCGGGATACGATAAGGACTGCGCAGTGCCATACCAGCTGCTTAGACTGGGATTCGGATTCGTAGAAGTGGGATCGGTGTTACCGAAGCCACAGCCAGGGAACCCGAAACCGAGGTTCTTTAGACTACATAACAACGAGGCACTCATAAACTCGTTTGGATTCAACAG TCTGGGAGTGGACGCGGCAGTGGAAAACATGAAGAGGTCAAGAGTGAAACAGCAAAAGGACCCACTGACAAAGGATTCGTTAATAGGAATAAGCATAG GGAAAAACACGAATGGAGATATTTTGAGTGACGTTGTTTGCTGCATAAGGAAAATAGGAGCATACGCAGACTACGTGGCAGTGAACGTGAGCTCGCCGAACACGCCGAACCTGAGAGATAACCAAAGAAGAGAGCCACTGATAAAGCTAGTGGAAACGTCAAAAGAAGCGTTGAATGAGCTAGATAAAAGAGTGGCCTCGGGAGATGTATCATACATTAATACGACAAAAACGAAGCCGCTgctgttatttaaaatatct ccGGACATGACCAAGGAAGAAATGGAGGACGTCGCAGAAATA GCGCTGAAGCACAGGCTGGACGGACTAATAGTGACAAATACAACA GTGTCGAGGCCAGAAGAGATaaaggaggagctggagaagataGGAAACCCAGGGGGAGGGCTGAGCGGAAAGCCGTTAAAGGAGTTGTCCAAAAGAGCAGTGTTTGAGATGTATAAGATGACAAGTGGCAAGGTCCCAATAATAGCA TGCGGAGGAATATCGACAGCCGACGATGCGCTGGAAATGATAGAAGCAGGAGCATCAGCATGTCAAATATTCACAGCATTG gtGTACAAGGGCCCGGGGCTTCCAAGCGCGATGAAAAAGAATTTGGCAAGCCTGTTGCAGAAAAAAG GATACAAAAGCATAAGAGAGGCGATCGGAGCAGCTCacatgaaaaaataa